The DNA region AGGTATTCGTTCAACAAACTCGGAACGTGATAAAGGCTGATGTTCCAGCAAAGCCTCAAGCATTGCGGGCCGCAACAAACGACGATCAGCATCAACATTAGGAAGCTCAACCTCAATGACATGTGTGGCAAAATACTTAAGTTGCTCCTTAAGCCCCAAATTGGGCATAAGAGAATCAATTGAGTCAGACGCCACTTCAGCGCTTGACTCAATCGTTTCTACATATTCATAGGAAGGTACAACAACGTCTGGAGCCAATGTTTTAAGCTCATGGAGTTTACGGATAATCGGAGATAGAACCTCATCAGGATTACTGAACCAATCAGTGGACCAAATGCGGCTAATTCTCCAACCCAAACGCTCCAGAACCTCTTGACGCAAACGGTCACGATCACGAGCAGATTTAGCTGAGTGATAAGCCGCACCATCACACTCTATGCCCATTAAGTAACGGCCAGGACAACCTGGATCTTTCACAGCTAGATCAATAAAGAATCCTGCAACCCCTACCTGAGGTTCACACTCAAACCCAGCGTGATTGAGTGCTTCCATTACAGCAACCTCAAAGTCACTATCTGGAGCCCTGCCGGTATGCGTTGTGAGGGAATCTAGTTTGCCACTTTCGGCAAACTGTAAAAAACCTTTCAACGAAATAACACCAAGTTTACTGGTTTCACTCGTCAATACATCTTCAGAACGCATTGAACTAAACACATGCATCCGTTTTTTTGATCGAGTGAAAAGCACATTCAAGCGACGCCAGCCAACATCGGAATTGATAGGTCCAAAGCGTTGATAAACCTTTCCACCATGCTCAGAAGGTCCATAGGTAAAGGAAATAAAGATTACATCACGCTCATCCCCTTGAACGTTCTCAAGGTTTTTCACAAAAAGTGGCTCTTCCATGGCATATAAGCCATCGATTGCATCGTTAAATTCAGGGCGATTTCGGCGCAATTCATCGATAGCGCGCTCAATTTGATCGCGTTGCTTGGAACTCATGGCCACTACCCCGAGTGACTCACCCGGCCGGTGTTGCGCATGATGAAGTACGGCCTCAGCAACTGCTTGGGCTTCTTCAATATTGTGTTGATTGGAGAACCGACCTTTTGACACATAGGTAAATTTAATCCCATACTCTGGAGACTCAGCATTTGGGGAAGGGAATATCACCAAATCACTGTTATAAAAATGGCGGTTAGAGTATGCAATCAACTTTTCATGTCGTGAACGATAGTGCCAACGCAAACGTCTCATAGGAAACAGTGGCAAAGCAGCATCCAAAATGCTGTCAGTATCACTTAAAGCCGCGGCATCATCGTCATCTTCTCCGTCGGCACTTCGATCAAAGAAACTGGTTGGTGGTAGCTGTTTCGGGTCACCAACGACCACTAGTTGCTTGCCCCTCGCGATGACACCCAATGCATCCTCTGGCTTCACCTGAGACGCTTCGTCCATCACCACCAGATCAAATTCCATTCGTCCAGGTTCTAGGTAATGAGCTGCTGACATTGGCCCCATCATGAAACAAGGTTTAATTGCAACCAGCGCATTACATGCACGGTTAACCAATTGCCTAATTGGAATATGTCTGGTTTTTTTACCCAACTCATTTTTGATCAAAGCTAGTTCTGTATATTCACTTTTCTTACCACCAGAATTCCCTTCTGGTATATTTCGGCAAGCAATTTTTGCTGCAATCCGCTGACGTTGTAATTCAATCAGTTTTTTGTCGTAATCTTTAAATGACTTCTGCAAAGCATTGCGCTGTGAGCCGGAAACTCTCATCAATTCAGGGTGGATGTGAATAACCTCCCGCGCCAGCTGGTCATGAATTGCTAATGCTAAACCCAATTCAACTTTTTCAATCGGGAGCGAGCCCGCAAGTACAGCACTCCAGATTCGCTGCAATCCATTTTCATGCATCTGCTCGTAACAACGAATAAAGTTAACCCACCCGTTCAACCAACGGGGTTGCTGTATTGCTCTTTCGTTGCGCTCGATTAATGTATTAAGAGAACCATCAGTCGACTTGAGCCACTGACTCCGCTCTAACTTTGTTTCTAGCGCATATAACTCAGCATTTTTAATCTGTTCATTCCATTTCGAAACTATTTCCCCACCATCACGACATAGTAAATCGTAATCACTACCACTAGCCAAATGTCTGATCTGGGTAGCCAAGGATACGCAATTTATCTTATCAACCAGTTGCTCGGCAAAATTCAGCGTGTCGTTAATAGTGTCTAACGTCAGTTGATTATTTTTATACGCACCGCAAGCCAATGGGGTTAATTGTAAAAACGCCCCTAACTGTAACGAGTCATTTTCAAGGGATATCTGAAGATCGTTTATGTTTTGCAAAATCTCGGAGGAATGAGTCATCTGCTCTAATGATATATCTGGATTGATAAACCATCCCTGCAAGGCAATGAGAGTATTCCGCACCTGTCGGTAAGATTGCATCAATACACCTTGCTCACCTAACCAAGATGCATGTTCTTCCAACAAGCTAGAAATACGCGGTAATAACTTAGCCTCGTGCTCGACCCGTTTAACCAAAGTCATTAATCTTGAGCTAATCTGCGATTTCTCGATTAAATGCACACCTTTGATAATCTCACCATCTAGGTTAAATAATCCAGAGCCTATCGCAACTCGCTTTCCAAAACCTATCCCGTAACAAGCTCGGACCTTCTTGTACCAATCACGCAATAACATGAGTTGTTCACAGTCGGTGTCCAACCCTCGGAATGCATTACCAAGTTGATTACCAAAGTCACTTTGTTCAAACCGTTGTAACAGCTCCGAATACTTGAGCAAATCAGCTGAGCAGCGTTTTAACTCAGCAAACTTAGTGTCAGGCTTACGAGATTGCGCCATGAGCAGTGCCTTGGCACTACGCCAATCACTCTTAAACCATGCAAATAATCCCCCTTGCTGGATAACAGCAACGGCATGCGCGAGCATCTCTTGGGAAGGCAACTGGTCCAATTGATACAAAGTAGATAGACCATCTCTTAAAGGACGCAATGTTTCGATTTGACACATTAAGTCGCGCAATACTGCATCGATATCATCATCATCAAAAAGAGGATCTCGAACTCTAATAAGCTCAGTCGGTAAAGCACCCAGAATCGACAACAACTCAGAGCAGAATAGCAATCCAGCTTGCGAATCATCGATATACGAAGCAATACCATCTGGCAAAGCATTTTTGAAATCGTTTAATTGCGCATAAATAGATGATAACTCATCATGAATTGATTGGATGGATTCAAGCCACCTGACCAAATCACGTAAAGTGAAATCCTCTGCTGCACCATATTTTTCCAGCTCTTCACGAGGAAAGTCACACGATTGTCCTTGTTCTAAAAGTCGTAGCTTTTGAGGCTCGATAACCTGGCTCAAGGCCACATAATGACCTTGTAGCAACTCGAACCTATCTAAATAGTGACGCACCCGTGCAATGGCATCGGGTGAATCTAGCTCACTAAGTGCTGGGAAATGCTCTGAACCACACAACACTGGAAGATTCGACTGATCTTCTACCAATTGCTCAATATATTGAAGCGTATTAAGGCTTTCGCCTTCTAACGCCCACTTATCTACATATTCTTGATAGCTATGTTGAAAGTCGATAATTGATGTCTGCCAAGTTTGTAGCAAATCGACTATACGAGCGCTGTCAAACAATTGAATTTGTGTGTTATTCACACCGCTCCAAGGGTGCTCATATATTTCTGCATTAGCCCCCACCTGCTCACGAACCTCTTTGTAGATGCGGCTAAACTCTACTATTTGGTCACGCAGCCGTAATTGGGTCACTTTATCCAACTGCTTCCCGGAAAGGTTTTCGATATGAAGTGCTGTTGCATCAATATCTAATTTGTGACGATAACGGGTTGCACCACTCAAAATCTGATGGATCGTTTTGCCTGTTTGCGCCCATTGGTTATTGATCAATGCGGCATATTCATTGAGCTGCTGCTTAAGATCTTCATAACGCAAAATCTGAGCATCAATCTCTTCCATAGTAGGCATGGTCGCCTGACTCACCAAGCGAGCATTAATATCATCCAGCACCTTGCGCTTATGAGTTTTATGACTGTGCAACTCTAAGCAAAATTGACCTAGCCCCGCACGATCCAAGCGACGTTTGACGACCTCCAGTGCAGCCATCTTCTCTGCCACAAACAGGACTTTCTTACCGTTGAGCAGAGCTGCTGCAATCAAGTTGGTGATCGTTTGTGATTTGCCACTACCAGGAGGGCCCTCAATGACTAAGTTTTGACCACGGATAGCATCGATCAACGCACTGTGCTGCGAGCTATCCGCATCATCGATTAGTGGAACCTTGTCATGAATATCAGGGTAACTATCGATGCAGTACTCATGCTGACCGAAGCCACCAGGTAAGCCGGAATTCTCTTGACCACAGCTCTGACTGGTGAAAAAGCGACGAATTACTTCATGAGACAATATATTGCGCTTGTCACAAGGCCAGCGGGCAGGATCGAGGTCAAGATACATCATCATCTTGCCAAAATTGAGCAAGCTAAGTGCACCATAACGTTTCACAGACCATTTAGGTTTGTGCTGCTCTACAACCTTCTTCACCGAAGCAAAATAAGACTCTGGAGTTTCCTCTTCATTGAACAAAGGAAGAGCGAGTCCAAAGTCAGCCTGAAGTTTTTCCTTCAAAGAGAGATTGGGCAAAATATCTTCACCCGTGTAATAAAGTTGAAACTTGTAAAGACCATCCTTCGGATCTAATTTTCCTCGTTCACATCTCACCGGAATTGTAAATAACGGTGCATAACGTGCCTTTTCAGAGGAATCGCTTTCATACCACTCAAGGAACCCTAACGCCAAATACAAGATGTTGGCGCCACTCTCCTCCAAAGCAGTTTGAGCCTTACCATAGATGGCGCGCAAACAAGCTTCCAGTTCATTTGGATAAAGCAGAGCCTGTATCCGATTATCGTCATGAGAGGGATTGGAAGAAGATATACTAATCTCATTCCCAGCCTTTGCCTGTCGTTCAAAATCCTCAAGCCCTTCATAGCCTGCTAAGCAGCACGCCTCCTTCAACGCTGACAAAGCTATACCTTGATTAACGTATTCAGAACGAATCCCTGTTAATTTTCCATTCTGGCCTTGGGCATATTGCAAGATAAACTGATGGGCTTTTTCCAGCAACTCTCTATCTGAATCAGAAACAACCGTTTTATGGCTATTTGGTAAATCAAAATCTGTACGGATTCCTAAGACGTGCGCCCAATCCTTAGCGCTAGGATGAGCTCTTAACTGTATATCTTTACCATCTGGCCCAACTTTGAGATAGCCATGCTCTAACAGCTGCGCTCTAGTTGGATCGGGCACAGGAGCAAATTCCATCGGGATTTCCGAGCAAAGGGTTTCATAAAGCTGTTCTGATAATTCATCAACAATACGTAGTGAAGACCCTTTTTGAGTGATAGGGAAATTCAAAAGTCGATTTCGAGACGTAAGGTCCAATAACTTCTTACGCATAGCCTCGAGGGAAGTCAGAATAAAATCTGAGCCTCCTTGATTGAGTTCCTCTGCTGTAGAGGTATCTACAGTCGACATAATGTTCTCCATTTCTTAGGGTCCACAAGTAAAACGTTTTATGCTGATGCATCACAAAAAGACCGCAGTAAACTGCTGCAAAGAAGAGGAGATTTTTAGTCTCCCCTTCTTTATCAATCAGATCATACAATCAACTTAACGCCCATTAGTTGATAGCAGCCAAATTTCATAAACAGATTCAATCCGTTATTGCTGAATTTGATTGGATAGTAAGACCTGCAACATATCTTGTTGATGCACAGCTATCTCATCTTCCAGCCAACGACCTTTATCTTTCATCAGCCGAATCATAGCAAGCAATTTAAGACTATCAGTCTGGTTATTGGCAAGGCTTGCTTCAAAGTGCTCCTGCTTCTGTTGCGGCTGGAAGTTACTCAAGCGCGAGTTCTTGCTGTGGCTGATAAGGCAAAGGTTGCCAAACGAATGGAGTGCACTCTGCTCAACCGGTTTATAGCCATCCATCGGATGCTGGGGTGAGAAGTGCTCCACCGAGCTGCGGAAAGTGAACTCAAAGGGGCCAGCAACTTTGTCACTATTCCGATCTCGTACCCACAGCAGATAGTCGAGGAAGTTGAAGACAAAGTTGTTCTCGATATGACCGAAGCGAAGTTTGGATGTAATCACCTTGTGCCAACTCTCATCCACATTGATGGCGGGCAACAGGGCGTTATCAAGGTAGAGCATCTGGTAATAGGAAGCCCCTTCACCAGGCGCCAAAAAGCGCTGGAAGACAAAGCGGCGAGCCTGACTCTCCAGATAGGACAGATAAGCCCCGGCATCCACCGGTTGATCAGGGTGACAATTGTCGAACAGATATCTCAGTGCACCATTCAGCCAATGTTTGTAAACCAGGGTCGGGGTCGACACATGAAACGCCGACAGCAACATCAGGACCCGCCGGTTAACACCAGAGAAACCATTCTCATTTTCATCCTTGTCAAAGGTATTGATGTAACTGACGCTCTTTTCCGAATACCAGTGCAGCCGCTTCAGACTCCAACTATCCTTGCCATCGGCAAACTCGCGCTTGATGATGAACTGATCAAACAGATACTTGCTCTTTAACAGGCCATAGATAAAACGCTGAACTGCCGCTACTGGATCCGGTTGCCTTATCACTCGCAGCTCAAACTGATCGACCAGTTGTTTATCATCAAGCGGCACCCCCTCCGTATCACCCGGGTCGCGGCTCACGAGTCGCAGCACATGGAGCAAGAAGTTGGAGAAGTTGATGACGCTGTTAAAGCGCTCGGAGCCTGCGCTCTCCTCCTCCACCGTCTGCTCACCATCAAGCTTGTCATCCTGCAAAATGGCCAACAAGGTGCGCCCTTGGCTACCGGCAGCTGCACGGCTTTTATCGGCAGCGTCGGCCGTGTTTGGGGATCCTAGCAGATCAAGCAGATGGGCAAAATCACGGGGCACAAACTGACCCCAGTCGCTCTCACCAAACAGACGGTGGCGCTCTTGCGGGGTAAAGCCGTACTGGATATAGCGCTCCATATTGGCGCAGGCATCCCATACCCGGGTCAGTATATGAATACTTTGGCGACGATGCTCTTCCTCGGGTATCTGGTTCAGCGTCTCCATCAGCCGCGCCTTGATCACTTCATGCTTTTCCAACTGCTCGCCGCGATTGTTCATCGCCTCGAAGAAGTGATTGAGATCGGTATCCTTGGGTACTTCGATACGAGAGATCTGCACATGCTTGAAGAGGTAGTCGCAAAAGGCCGTCAGTTTAGCCCCTACCAAACCAAGATCCGCCATTGCCTTGCCAATCAGCTCAAAACCGTTCACCAAACCTTCATTGAAGGTACTCCCCCGCAAATCGTAGGGGGCAACACCCTGCCATAAGCGCTCGAAGGTATGGCTCGATATCGGGCGACTCTCAAAAGCGAGGTTGATGGTCTGATACCAGCTCATATCCACCGAATCTATCGCGTGATGTTTGAGCCAATTGGCCAGCAGAGAGAGGGTAGTAAAGCGCTGCTGGCCATCGATTACCTCGAAACTGCCATCGTCCCGGGCAAACACCACCAGGGTGCCGATATAGTAGGTTTGCGGCCCCTTACCACTGACCAATTTTTGATGATAATCCAGCACATCCTGCAGCAGCTGGGTGATCTCTCCCTCACCCCAGGCATAGTTGCGCTGGTACATGGGCACCAGATAGCGGGCGCGATCTTCAAGCAGTGCACGAATGGAAAAGGGGCGAACGCCTGCATCATTCATAATATTTCATCTCCCGAAACAGCCCGACCAGCTCATCTTCGGCACCATTGCGATTGTTCTTGTTCTCTCGACTGCTCATGCTAGGCAAAGGGAAGCCGTGCAGATCTCCCGGCAGACGAGCATCACGAATGGCACGGATCAGATTGTGCTCCAGCACATAGTTATCCATGGTTGCCAACTGCACTACCTGCTGGCGGATGCGGCAGCGATAGGCCCAGATAAAGCACTTCTCGATGGCCAGTGACAGCCCTTGGCTGCCGAACTTGTCGATATAGAAGATCAGGGCGCAGTCGAACATGGCCCGCACATAACGATCCCCGGTGCGGTGGCGACGCTCGTAGCTGCCCAGGGTCGATAGCACCTTGCTGGCCATCGGTGTCAGCGTTTCGCCGAGCAGGGTGGCAGATTGCGCCTTGCCGGAATCAGACTCCTCGGCCACGATGGCGGCCACCCGCGTCTGGTAGTACTCGGCCATCTCGAAAAAGCGCCGACCATTGATGATCATCTGGTCGAGATGAAAGGGAAACGTCATGTACTGGCCGTCAATCTTGCGCTGGTACTGGCTGTTGTACTCATCGACAAAGTGGTGGGCGATGCGCAGCGACTCCACGTAAGGATAATGCCCTACCCGATCTAGGTTGACCCCCTTGAAGAGATCCACCTCCCCCTTGCCAAAGTAGCGGGCCGACTTGCCCTCGGCCCACTGGCGTACCCGATAGAGATAGAGGGCGAACATATTGGCCAGCTCGTCGCTTGGCAGGCGCTCCCAATGGGCGACCGCCTCGGCCTTGAGATTGGCCTCATGACCGGCAAACTCGCGCAGGTGAAATGCCTTGAGCAGATCGTGAGGAGCCAGATCGCGCCCCCGGGCATTTTGCGAATCGAAGAACTGGAACGCCTCCGAGATATCCTGCAGTACAAAGCAGACCACCTGACAGCGGTTGAGCAGAAAGTCAATTTGCTGCTCGTCAAACTCAGGGCGGGCCACCAGCCGACGCAACTCCAGATAGTTGCGTCTGAGGTTGAACTCCGAATCCCGGCTGGGGAAGCGCTGGCGCTGCATAAACGCATCGATAGGTCCACGCAAGACCTGCAATTGCTCACGCAGATCCTGACGTTGAAACCGGATACTCTTCTCTTTGCCACTGCGATTTTCGTTATCCAGCACCTCGATCAGCGCCTTGACGGTCAACATCAGGGTCAGGGTGCGTTGCTGACCATCGACGATATCAAGCATCTCGCCCTGCTCACTATCGGTGTGCTGATGAAACACCACCGAGCCCAGCCGGTAGGCGCTCTTGTCCTGATGGGTTGCCAAATCGGTAAAGAGATTCGAGATATTCTTGGAGCCCCAGCGGTAAGGTCGCTGATAGCTTGGGATGGCCAGTTGGGGAATGGCCAGCAACTGGCGTACCGACTGCACTTGATTATTAATGCTCTCCATCATGCCTCCTGCGGTATGAAGTGGTCAACAAAAACTGGCCACCGCGTTAGAGTTTTTCCAGTATCGGTTTTCTGATTCGTTTGGCGGTAACCCACCATTATATTCGTGCGGTCTTAGTGCGCTGTAATATCCAACGATATAGTCCGTTATTGCGTGAGCTGCATCGCTGAAGCTTACATAGCCCGTCGCCGGCACCCATTCGTTCTTCAGACTCCTGAAGAAGCGCTCCATTGGGCTGTTATCCCAGCAGTTTCCACGCCGACTCATACTCTGCCTGATCCGGTATCGCCACAGTAACTGCCGGAACTGCCTGCTCGTATAATGGCTACCTTGATCGCTGTGGAACATCACCCCGACGGGCTTACCACGGGTTTCCCATGCCATTTCCAGTGCTTTCATGGTGAGCCTGCTGTCCGGCGAGAACGACATGGCCCAGCCCACTGGTTTTCTTGCGAACAGGTCGAGAACAACGGCGAGGTACGCCCAGCGCTTACCCGTCCAGATATAGGTCACATCACCGCACCACACCTGATTTGGTTCCGTTACGGCGAACTGTCGCTCAAGATGATTCGGGATAGCAACGTGCTCATGACCGCCACGCTTATACCGGTGAGTCGGCTGCTGGCAACTGACCAGCCCCAGCTCTTTCATGAGTCTGCCAGCAAGCCAGCGCCCCATCTGGTAGTCTCTCTGGGTTGCCATTGTGGCGATGCTTCTTGCTCCGGCAGAGCCGTGGCTGATGCCATGAAGTTCAAGTACCTGACTGCGTAATACAGCCCGTCTGCCGTCTGGCTTTTCAGGACGGTTTTTCCAGTATTTGCAGCTGCTGCGATGAACCCCGAACACATGGCAGAGAGTGGCCACAGGATAACGCGCCCTGAGTTTCCCGATTATCGAGAACTGTTCAGGGAGTCTGACATCAAGAGCGCGGTAGCCTTTTTTAATATTTCATTTTCCATTTCAATACGTTGTAGCTTTTTCCTGAGCTCACGGATTTCAATTTGTTCCGGGGTAATGGGGGAGGCTTTTGGTGTTTTGCCCTGCCGTTCATCACGTAATTGTTTCACCCATCGCGTCATTGTGGAAAGGCCGACATCCATAGCGCTGGCTGCATTTGCCACGGTGTAGTTCTGGTCAACGACCAGTTGAGCGGATTCGCGTTTAAACTCTGCGCTGAAATTTCTTTTTTTCATTATGACACCTGTGTTGTTCTGAGGTGAGCATATCACCTCTGTTCAGGTGGCCAAATTCAGTAAACCACTTCAGCCTGAGCATCTGACTGTTCTTTATTAGTGGAAGAATCCGGACCGTACTTCTTTATCCAGGCATAAAGGCTGTGGGTGGTGATATCGAGACGTGTTGCAACGCTGGCAACAGAATAACCGCGATCAACAACCTGTTTGACTGCTTCAGTTTTAAACTCTTCGGGATAACGCTTACCGCTCATGGGCACCTCTCTTTAAGCCATCTTAAATGACTCTGAGGTGTCTGTTAAACCCGTGGCGATTCAAACCATATTCATAGCCAAGAATCCGACACCTCCAGCCAACACCAAGATACCTAAAACAACTATGGTTCGTAGCCCGCTTATCGATCTTTGCTGAGACTCCACCGCTGCCTCTAACTTGCTTTTCAATTCCGCTAATTGTTTAGCAATGCGGCTATCAATTGCTGTGCAGCCTTGTTCAAACTGATCAGGTGTTACAAACTTCAAGGCTGCAACCTCACGCCTTAGTTTCAACTGTTCATCTTTGATCTGGCCTAGAAGATCATTCAGTGACGTAAGGCGACCGTCAAACTCTTCAAATTTATTCGAGTTCTTCGTAACCAATTCAGCTTGTTCATAAGCTAGACTTGCGAGCGTTGATTTCGCTGCCTCTATCT from Enterobacter chengduensis includes:
- the hhe gene encoding DUF4011 domain-containing anti-phage protein Hhe → MSTVDTSTAEELNQGGSDFILTSLEAMRKKLLDLTSRNRLLNFPITQKGSSLRIVDELSEQLYETLCSEIPMEFAPVPDPTRAQLLEHGYLKVGPDGKDIQLRAHPSAKDWAHVLGIRTDFDLPNSHKTVVSDSDRELLEKAHQFILQYAQGQNGKLTGIRSEYVNQGIALSALKEACCLAGYEGLEDFERQAKAGNEISISSSNPSHDDNRIQALLYPNELEACLRAIYGKAQTALEESGANILYLALGFLEWYESDSSEKARYAPLFTIPVRCERGKLDPKDGLYKFQLYYTGEDILPNLSLKEKLQADFGLALPLFNEEETPESYFASVKKVVEQHKPKWSVKRYGALSLLNFGKMMMYLDLDPARWPCDKRNILSHEVIRRFFTSQSCGQENSGLPGGFGQHEYCIDSYPDIHDKVPLIDDADSSQHSALIDAIRGQNLVIEGPPGSGKSQTITNLIAAALLNGKKVLFVAEKMAALEVVKRRLDRAGLGQFCLELHSHKTHKRKVLDDINARLVSQATMPTMEEIDAQILRYEDLKQQLNEYAALINNQWAQTGKTIHQILSGATRYRHKLDIDATALHIENLSGKQLDKVTQLRLRDQIVEFSRIYKEVREQVGANAEIYEHPWSGVNNTQIQLFDSARIVDLLQTWQTSIIDFQHSYQEYVDKWALEGESLNTLQYIEQLVEDQSNLPVLCGSEHFPALSELDSPDAIARVRHYLDRFELLQGHYVALSQVIEPQKLRLLEQGQSCDFPREELEKYGAAEDFTLRDLVRWLESIQSIHDELSSIYAQLNDFKNALPDGIASYIDDSQAGLLFCSELLSILGALPTELIRVRDPLFDDDDIDAVLRDLMCQIETLRPLRDGLSTLYQLDQLPSQEMLAHAVAVIQQGGLFAWFKSDWRSAKALLMAQSRKPDTKFAELKRCSADLLKYSELLQRFEQSDFGNQLGNAFRGLDTDCEQLMLLRDWYKKVRACYGIGFGKRVAIGSGLFNLDGEIIKGVHLIEKSQISSRLMTLVKRVEHEAKLLPRISSLLEEHASWLGEQGVLMQSYRQVRNTLIALQGWFINPDISLEQMTHSSEILQNINDLQISLENDSLQLGAFLQLTPLACGAYKNNQLTLDTINDTLNFAEQLVDKINCVSLATQIRHLASGSDYDLLCRDGGEIVSKWNEQIKNAELYALETKLERSQWLKSTDGSLNTLIERNERAIQQPRWLNGWVNFIRCYEQMHENGLQRIWSAVLAGSLPIEKVELGLALAIHDQLAREVIHIHPELMRVSGSQRNALQKSFKDYDKKLIELQRQRIAAKIACRNIPEGNSGGKKSEYTELALIKNELGKKTRHIPIRQLVNRACNALVAIKPCFMMGPMSAAHYLEPGRMEFDLVVMDEASQVKPEDALGVIARGKQLVVVGDPKQLPPTSFFDRSADGEDDDDAAALSDTDSILDAALPLFPMRRLRWHYRSRHEKLIAYSNRHFYNSDLVIFPSPNAESPEYGIKFTYVSKGRFSNQHNIEEAQAVAEAVLHHAQHRPGESLGVVAMSSKQRDQIERAIDELRRNRPEFNDAIDGLYAMEEPLFVKNLENVQGDERDVIFISFTYGPSEHGGKVYQRFGPINSDVGWRRLNVLFTRSKKRMHVFSSMRSEDVLTSETSKLGVISLKGFLQFAESGKLDSLTTHTGRAPDSDFEVAVMEALNHAGFECEPQVGVAGFFIDLAVKDPGCPGRYLMGIECDGAAYHSAKSARDRDRLRQEVLERLGWRISRIWSTDWFSNPDEVLSPIIRKLHELKTLAPDVVVPSYEYVETIESSAEVASDSIDSLMPNLGLKEQLKYFATHVIEVELPNVDADRRLLRPAMLEALLEHQPLSRSEFVERIPHYLRQATDVYEAQRFLDRVLALIDGAEAEANDAAFESELA
- a CDS encoding DUF262 domain-containing protein, whose product is MNDAGVRPFSIRALLEDRARYLVPMYQRNYAWGEGEITQLLQDVLDYHQKLVSGKGPQTYYIGTLVVFARDDGSFEVIDGQQRFTTLSLLANWLKHHAIDSVDMSWYQTINLAFESRPISSHTFERLWQGVAPYDLRGSTFNEGLVNGFELIGKAMADLGLVGAKLTAFCDYLFKHVQISRIEVPKDTDLNHFFEAMNNRGEQLEKHEVIKARLMETLNQIPEEEHRRQSIHILTRVWDACANMERYIQYGFTPQERHRLFGESDWGQFVPRDFAHLLDLLGSPNTADAADKSRAAAGSQGRTLLAILQDDKLDGEQTVEEESAGSERFNSVINFSNFLLHVLRLVSRDPGDTEGVPLDDKQLVDQFELRVIRQPDPVAAVQRFIYGLLKSKYLFDQFIIKREFADGKDSWSLKRLHWYSEKSVSYINTFDKDENENGFSGVNRRVLMLLSAFHVSTPTLVYKHWLNGALRYLFDNCHPDQPVDAGAYLSYLESQARRFVFQRFLAPGEGASYYQMLYLDNALLPAINVDESWHKVITSKLRFGHIENNFVFNFLDYLLWVRDRNSDKVAGPFEFTFRSSVEHFSPQHPMDGYKPVEQSALHSFGNLCLISHSKNSRLSNFQPQQKQEHFEASLANNQTDSLKLLAMIRLMKDKGRWLEDEIAVHQQDMLQVLLSNQIQQ
- a CDS encoding DUF262 domain-containing protein codes for the protein MESINNQVQSVRQLLAIPQLAIPSYQRPYRWGSKNISNLFTDLATHQDKSAYRLGSVVFHQHTDSEQGEMLDIVDGQQRTLTLMLTVKALIEVLDNENRSGKEKSIRFQRQDLREQLQVLRGPIDAFMQRQRFPSRDSEFNLRRNYLELRRLVARPEFDEQQIDFLLNRCQVVCFVLQDISEAFQFFDSQNARGRDLAPHDLLKAFHLREFAGHEANLKAEAVAHWERLPSDELANMFALYLYRVRQWAEGKSARYFGKGEVDLFKGVNLDRVGHYPYVESLRIAHHFVDEYNSQYQRKIDGQYMTFPFHLDQMIINGRRFFEMAEYYQTRVAAIVAEESDSGKAQSATLLGETLTPMASKVLSTLGSYERRHRTGDRYVRAMFDCALIFYIDKFGSQGLSLAIEKCFIWAYRCRIRQQVVQLATMDNYVLEHNLIRAIRDARLPGDLHGFPLPSMSSRENKNNRNGAEDELVGLFREMKYYE
- a CDS encoding IS3-like element ISEc52 family transposase (programmed frameshift) — translated: MKKRNFSAEFKRESAQLVVDQNYTVANAASAMDVGLSTMTRWVKQLRDERQGKTPKASPITPEQIEIRELRKKLQRIEMENEIFKKGYRALDVRLPEQFSIIGKLRARYPVATLCHVFGVHRSSCKYWKNRPEKPDGRRAVLRSQVLELHGISHGSAGARSIATMATQRDYQMGRWLAGRLMKELGLVSCQQPTHRYKRGGHEHVAIPNHLERQFAVTEPNQVWCGDVTYIWTGKRWAYLAVVLDLFARKPVGWAMSFSPDSRLTMKALEMAWETRGKPVGVMFHSDQGSHYTSRQFRQLLWRYRIRQSMSRRGNCWDNSPMERFFRSLKNEWVPATGYVSFSDAAHAITDYIVGYYSALRPHEYNGGLPPNESENRYWKNSNAVASFC